The Chrysiogenia bacterium genomic sequence ATGTTCGGCGGGCTGGCCTTTCTCATCGGCGGTAACATGGCCTGCGGCATTGTCGGCGATGAGCTCATGGTCCGTGTCGGCCCCGACGCCCACGAGAAATCGCTCGCCGAGAAACACGTGCGCCCCATGGATTTCACCGGCAGGCCCATGAAAGGGATGGTCTACGTCGCCCCCGCGGGCATCAAGGCGGGGCCTTCCCTGAAGAAATGGGTCCTGCGCGGCACCGACTTCGCCG encodes the following:
- a CDS encoding TfoX/Sxy family protein, with protein sequence MAYDEKLAERIRNVLAARKGVSEKKMFGGLAFLIGGNMACGIVGDELMVRVGPDAHEKSLAEKHVRPMDFTGRPMKGMVYVAPAGIKAGPSLKKWVLRGTDFAGSLPRKTAKKAPKKGGKTP